Below is a genomic region from Vitis riparia cultivar Riparia Gloire de Montpellier isolate 1030 chromosome 5, EGFV_Vit.rip_1.0, whole genome shotgun sequence.
ttctaaaatatttattatcttatacatttaacaaggttattaatttagtaaattgACCCGAATCAGGaccaaaagattttattatttaaatgaggttattaatttattgaagttTTACTATACCTTGACCCTTGAATACCTTCCGAGGATAAGGAACAGCTAGGTCATAAGAGCCGATACCACTTGCTTGGTTTTGATCCACAAAGTCTTTAACCATACTCAAGGTGCTTGTCACAGGAAATTTCTCTTGTAGACTATTACCATTAGGCAATCGGATGTTCAAATGAACATCAGTTGATTTATTTGTAGAAATATCCAATGTACCAGCCTTCTGATCTTCTACATTTTCAGTCTTTGTATCTACTACAGCTTGATTCACTTCAGTAGGAATAGACTGTGAAGATCCTTCGGAAACTTCTAGATGAGGATTGGTGAAATTGCTGTTTTCTTCTGGGACAGGACATCCATCTTTAACGGTGGGAGATATAGGACAACCTTCAGAATTGTTGAGATCTGCTGTTATAGGAAGCAATTCTTTTGCTGTTGCATTCAAAGAGGTTGGCTGTTCATTCTCACCACTGTCCAACTCATTGGCATGAAGAACCTTTGAGGATGTGGCATCACCCACTTCAATATTCTCCTGACCATGAAAAATACACATGATAGGCTAATATCCTTTTTTGGCTAAATATATGTTGTAATAGGCCAACCATACCATAAAAAAACTGTGAATAAAATATTCAAGGACTGAATGCTGCAGTTAAAGTTACCTTAACTGGGTGTTCACAacttttattttcctctattatCTCAGAAGCAACTAAGGGTCTAGCCTCTGAGGATTCAACATCTTTATTTGTTGAAGATGAAGGAACATCCATGCTTGAAGAACTTCCTGGCTGAAGTGAGGCAATATTAGGAGCCCCAGAAGCCAATGGATCAGATTTCTTCGATGCAAGGGCCGCAGTTAAGACAGTTGCTGTTGTTTCCTGCAACACATTATAAATAAATGCAACAATTGAAAGAGTTAAGTTCAGGATATGCTCCAGTGCCAATATCATGAAGCAGGTACTGGAGTTCCAGAGCATTAAATTGATGGAAACTACAGAGTGCTTCAGAAGATGTATATTTTTATGCAAGTACCAAAACAGTAAATTTACACTCAATAATCTATTTTGAGATTGCACAAAACCTTATGAAAAGCACACTTATCAATTACATCAATATAGAGCAACAAAACCTTACATCCAAACTATTTTGAGATTGCTGCATGAATCCTTGTCTACCATTCAGTCTTATGTAGGGCAATGTCCTCCATTATGACACACCAGCATGTAATTTACCACTACCGAAGACAAGCTTGCTTTGATCTTTTCTATCCTCCTCACGTCCTTTGAGCATCTTCAACTTAAGTAACTTCTCCTCACTGGTACATTCATTAGTCTCCATTGCACCCGTCCATATAATCCAACACAATTCTTCCTCATCTCATCCTCAAAACCCTGTGCCCCCTCCAAGAGGAATGATTACCACTCATCCATCTTAATGCCATTATTTCACCTAGGTTCATTTGTTAACATGTGTTCTAAGTTTTAACTACATAGCATTTACAGCCTCAGAATTTTAGCTTGTAAGTTCATGGGAATTCAACAATCGCACAAACTCTAGATGCATTTCTTCAATTTAACCTTAATTTTACATGCAATCTCCCTTCTATGATGGATATCACTTTCTATGAGTTTGATGCTAAGAGGAGAAAAAAACCAGATTCATAACTGGAATTAAGATTAACTCCTGCCATTGgttatatgtatgtatataaatAGTTCTGCTCAATTTTCCTCCTTTAAACAATGTTGTTCAGTTGAAACACAATAAAACTTATCAGAATGCAGGGAAACACATTGAAACTCCAGAATTTTGGTACTCCAAATATGGTTTAGATGAAATTTGGAGCTTCTCAACCGAAACaacatttaaagaaaaaaaataaaaccattgtTCTTTGACATACATACGCAGTATATCTATTATGCATATGTCTTATTAGCTTATAACCAGAATGATAATTACAATTAATCAAAAAAGGTCGGAACAAATATCAGCTCCTGAAGCATCTGAGCAAAGATAGAAGCACAAGGATTGAAGAAAGGAGTAGTTCCCATGATAAAGGAATGTTGGTATTATGTCAATGCATAGTGAGTGACACCTGTTCTACTATACCTGAATATGAAGACTCAGCCATGTCTTTTCAAGATTTGATGCCAGAATTTCAGCAGCAACAAAGCCTTCTGGAGATTcaagtagaaagaaaaataactaaCAATTTAGAATATGTTTCAGGTTGCCATTTATGCtttccataaaataaatatatatatatatatatatatatatatatatatatttcctatgCATGCAAATGTTGTACCATTCTGCCAAAGTTGCACACCATTGTACCCAATAACTGTTATACAAGGGGCAGGTTTCTGCGGGTCTGTACAGGTTGATGTAAGGACATTCTTGATTTCATCATATATTAGAGAGAATTAGCTATCTACTGAACAAGAAAAACATTACAATTGCAACACAAGTGTCACAAAGTGAGTAAGTACGA
It encodes:
- the LOC117914341 gene encoding plant UBX domain-containing protein 11, with amino-acid sequence MERSLPSLTFKGSISEAIVEAKRQRKLFVVYISGEDAESIRLENSTWADLNVAEKLSKYCILLHILEGSTEASHFSAIYPQKPAPCITVIGYNGVQLWQNEGFVAAEILASNLEKTWLSLHIQETTATVLTAALASKKSDPLASGAPNIASLQPGSSSSMDVPSSSTNKDVESSEARPLVASEIIEENKSCEHPVKENIEVGDATSSKVLHANELDSGENEQPTSLNATAKELLPITADLNNSEGCPISPTVKDGCPVPEENSNFTNPHLEVSEGSSQSIPTEVNQAVVDTKTENVEDQKAGTLDISTNKSTDVHLNIRLPNGNSLQEKFPVTSTLSMVKDFVDQNQASGIGSYDLAVPYPRKVFKGQDLSKSLSDLELLNRQALMVVPHQRAVAHHRGVSSSRDLTNSTNDSGSANDSNGGYFALLRSFLSYLNPLSYLGSTANSSNSEQESQNGMWEYRPNPALQNNLRARGTERPFTRPSPDQSSSTTSRSDERSKQPTASRYGSNIHTLKHDEDDDRFSDRNAFWNGNSTQYGGNNDGN